Proteins encoded within one genomic window of Lentisphaera araneosa HTCC2155:
- a CDS encoding glycosyltransferase family 2 protein: MYKLSIIIPCYNYGDRVVNAIKSVAEHGNEDVELMVINDGSTDNSLDVLKGLQSEYSFQLIDQKNTRLTIHLAIFVK, encoded by the coding sequence ATGTATAAGTTATCAATCATCATCCCTTGTTATAATTACGGGGATCGTGTCGTCAATGCGATAAAGTCAGTTGCGGAGCACGGAAACGAAGATGTCGAATTGATGGTGATAAATGATGGTTCTACTGATAATTCTTTAGATGTTCTCAAGGGACTGCAGAGCGAGTATTCATTTCAGCTTATCGATCAAAAAAATACACGATTAACCATCCATTTAGCCATATTTGTCAAGTAG
- a CDS encoding transposase, with the protein MSKKRRYFSAEQKVVAIRKHLLEQTPVSDICDELNITTTLFYRWQKEFFENGSRAFTKDDDSNLKKAEKENSQLKATTSQKNDVIAELVAENLNLKKKRGLI; encoded by the coding sequence ATGTCTAAGAAACGCCGTTATTTTAGTGCAGAACAGAAAGTTGTTGCCATTCGTAAACACCTACTTGAGCAAACTCCTGTATCTGATATTTGTGATGAACTGAATATTACAACGACTCTATTTTATCGTTGGCAAAAAGAGTTTTTTGAAAATGGTTCTCGAGCATTCACCAAGGATGATGATAGTAATTTAAAGAAGGCAGAAAAAGAGAACAGTCAACTCAAGGCGACAACTTCACAGAAAAATGATGTTATAGCTGAACTCGTGGCGGAGAATCTAAACTTAAAAAAGAAACGTGGCCTGATCTAA
- the argB gene encoding acetylglutamate kinase translates to MEKTIEKAALLMEALPYIQEFRDEIVVVKFGGSAMEKPEIIEAVLRDVVLMECIGMRPVIVHGGGKAISAKLETMGLEVKRTGGMRHTCEVTIDVVDDVLHNEVNSHLLELLAKHKAKAQRVSGKDILMAEKLFVKDPETGEDVDVGFVGNVSNVDAEYIHEIIEAGVIPVIAPLAKDKKGHVYNINADIAAAKIAESIQARKLVYLSDVPGLLSDPKDESTLIHTIKVHEVEEYIADGTISGGMLPKILSAVEALKVGTKKVHMIDGRMQHSLLLEIFTDSGVGTEILAD, encoded by the coding sequence ATGGAAAAAACAATAGAGAAAGCAGCCTTGTTGATGGAGGCTCTGCCTTACATTCAAGAATTTCGCGACGAAATCGTCGTGGTGAAATTTGGCGGCAGCGCGATGGAAAAACCCGAAATTATCGAAGCGGTTTTACGTGACGTTGTGCTTATGGAATGCATTGGTATGCGTCCTGTGATTGTTCACGGCGGTGGTAAAGCGATTTCCGCAAAACTTGAGACCATGGGTTTAGAAGTGAAGCGAACGGGTGGTATGCGCCATACTTGTGAGGTCACGATCGACGTAGTCGACGATGTTTTACATAACGAAGTCAATAGTCACTTGCTCGAACTTTTAGCGAAGCATAAAGCTAAAGCTCAACGCGTTTCCGGTAAAGATATCCTGATGGCTGAAAAATTATTTGTGAAAGATCCTGAAACGGGTGAAGATGTGGACGTCGGTTTTGTTGGCAATGTTAGCAATGTTGATGCCGAATACATTCACGAGATCATTGAAGCGGGAGTTATTCCCGTTATTGCGCCTCTCGCAAAAGATAAAAAGGGCCATGTTTACAATATCAATGCCGATATTGCGGCTGCCAAGATCGCCGAATCCATTCAGGCGCGCAAGCTCGTTTATCTTTCCGATGTCCCTGGCCTTTTAAGTGACCCTAAAGATGAAAGTACTTTGATTCATACCATCAAGGTGCACGAAGTGGAAGAATATATTGCCGACGGAACGATTTCGGGTGGAATGCTGCCGAAGATTCTCAGTGCAGTAGAAGCGTTGAAAGTCGGAACGAAAAAAGTCCACATGATTGATGGACGTATGCAACACTCACTTTTACTTGAAATTTTTACTGATAGTGGTGTTGGAACAGAGATTTTAGCTGACTAG
- the rfbB gene encoding dTDP-glucose 4,6-dehydratase, translating to MKIIVTGGAGFIGSAVIRNLIENTNDEVLNLDKLTYAGNLESLTSVENSERYHFAQVDICDREAVEKVFEAFQPDIIMHLAAESHVDRSIDGPGEFMQTNIIGTYTLLEVARKYWEALPSRKVTGDRDQVSESTKKAFRFHHISTDEVYGDLEGPEDLFREDTPYAPSSPYSASKASSDHLVRAWNRTYGLPVVITNCSNNYGPYHFPEKLIPLVTLNALAQKDLPVYGDGKQIRDWLYVDDHARALCLVAKKGSNGETYNIGGHNEKQNIEVVKTICSILDELAPLSENSSIQNSELKIKNYEDLIVFVKDRPGHDLRYAIDADKIERDLGWTPEETFESGIRKTVEWYLANKDSWCKNVLDGSYQMERLGH from the coding sequence ATGAAAATAATTGTAACTGGTGGTGCGGGTTTCATTGGTTCGGCAGTGATTCGAAATTTGATTGAGAATACAAATGATGAAGTCCTCAATCTCGATAAATTAACTTATGCAGGGAACTTAGAATCTTTGACTTCGGTTGAGAACTCTGAGCGTTACCACTTTGCGCAAGTGGATATCTGTGACCGTGAAGCTGTTGAAAAAGTTTTTGAAGCTTTTCAGCCCGATATTATCATGCATTTGGCAGCAGAGTCTCATGTGGATCGTTCGATAGATGGCCCAGGTGAGTTCATGCAAACGAATATTATTGGGACATACACTCTTCTTGAGGTCGCTAGGAAGTATTGGGAGGCTTTGCCTTCGCGAAAGGTGACAGGTGACAGGGATCAGGTGTCAGAAAGTACAAAAAAAGCTTTTCGCTTCCACCATATTTCAACAGATGAAGTCTATGGTGATTTAGAGGGGCCAGAAGATCTTTTTAGAGAAGATACTCCTTATGCACCAAGTTCCCCTTATTCAGCGTCAAAGGCTTCGTCGGATCATTTAGTACGTGCGTGGAACCGTACTTATGGTTTGCCAGTAGTGATCACAAATTGCTCAAATAATTATGGTCCTTATCACTTCCCAGAGAAACTCATTCCTTTAGTGACGCTTAATGCTTTAGCCCAAAAAGATTTACCAGTTTATGGAGATGGTAAACAGATTCGCGACTGGCTCTATGTTGATGATCACGCTCGCGCCCTCTGCTTGGTAGCCAAAAAAGGCTCTAATGGCGAAACTTATAATATCGGTGGGCATAACGAGAAGCAAAATATTGAAGTAGTGAAAACCATCTGTTCTATTCTTGACGAGCTCGCACCTCTTTCAGAGAATTCATCAATTCAAAATTCAGAATTAAAAATTAAAAATTACGAAGACTTAATTGTCTTCGTCAAGGATCGTCCCGGTCATGACCTGCGTTATGCGATTGACGCCGATAAGATTGAGCGCGATCTTGGATGGACACCAGAAGAAACTTTTGAGTCAGGTATACGCAAGACAGTTGAGTGGTATCTCGCTAATAAAGATTCTTGGTGCAAAAATGTTCTCGATGGATCCTATCAGATGGAGCGTTTGGGGCATTAG
- a CDS encoding glutamate--tRNA ligase family protein: protein MKPRGRLAPTPSGELHLGHAASFLRVQQSIREKNGTLILRIEDVDRLRCKQEFVDSSITALKNLGITWEEGPDVGGDYGPYTQSQKTERYQEIILKLREKGLVYPCPISRRQLRQHGFDLAHGEALFPKDLRDSCDQVPEDPWSINWRFRVPDGEALSFYDQELKKELSFVAGQDFGDFIVWRRDGMASYELSVVVDDHDMQITEVVRGEDLLLSTARQLLIYRSFAWQEPVFGHCPILKDDEGEKMAKTKGSRSLKSIFEEGRDWKQMLRDCGLGKVLD from the coding sequence ATGAAGCCGCGAGGAAGATTGGCGCCGACTCCTTCGGGAGAGTTGCATTTAGGTCATGCCGCCAGTTTTTTGCGAGTTCAGCAAAGTATTCGAGAGAAAAACGGAACACTCATTTTACGTATCGAAGATGTGGATCGTTTGCGCTGTAAGCAAGAGTTTGTCGACTCATCCATCACAGCTTTAAAGAACTTGGGAATTACTTGGGAAGAGGGGCCCGATGTGGGGGGCGATTATGGTCCCTATACTCAGAGTCAGAAAACCGAGAGATATCAAGAAATCATACTCAAATTACGTGAGAAGGGGCTCGTTTATCCTTGCCCAATTTCGAGACGTCAATTGCGTCAGCACGGCTTTGATTTAGCTCATGGCGAGGCGCTCTTTCCGAAAGATTTAAGAGATTCTTGTGACCAGGTACCTGAAGACCCTTGGTCAATCAATTGGCGCTTTCGAGTTCCAGATGGGGAAGCCTTGAGCTTTTATGATCAAGAATTAAAGAAAGAGCTTTCTTTTGTCGCAGGTCAAGATTTTGGGGACTTTATTGTTTGGCGCCGCGATGGTATGGCGAGTTATGAGTTGTCAGTGGTCGTTGACGATCACGATATGCAAATTACTGAAGTGGTGAGGGGCGAAGATTTACTTTTGTCAACGGCGCGTCAATTACTGATCTATCGCAGTTTTGCTTGGCAGGAACCCGTATTTGGTCATTGTCCGATCCTCAAAGATGATGAGGGTGAAAAAATGGCAAAGACAAAAGGCTCGCGATCTTTGAAAAGTATTTTTGAAGAAGGACGTGATTGGAAACAAATGCTTCGCGATTGCGGACTCGGCAAAGTCCTCGACTAG
- a CDS encoding HopJ type III effector protein, whose amino-acid sequence MKLQEFLDKVKSRPKKIEFVETMEVIESYYDFTEVTFENGELVNCSGENNGSCKVFSFAQMHDLSKDETLALFGIYYRADVLTYPEGEDHPNIRQFMKSGWDGIKYAGQALSLKAKAGA is encoded by the coding sequence ATGAAACTTCAAGAGTTTTTAGATAAAGTCAAAAGTCGCCCTAAGAAAATTGAGTTCGTAGAAACGATGGAAGTGATTGAAAGTTACTACGATTTCACCGAAGTAACTTTCGAGAATGGTGAGTTGGTGAATTGCTCTGGTGAAAACAATGGCTCATGCAAAGTTTTTTCATTCGCTCAAATGCATGATTTATCAAAAGATGAGACTTTAGCCCTCTTCGGGATCTATTACCGCGCTGATGTATTGACTTACCCCGAAGGTGAAGACCATCCAAATATTCGTCAATTTATGAAGTCGGGTTGGGATGGAATTAAATACGCTGGACAAGCTTTAAGTCTCAAGGCGAAAGCTGGAGCTTAA
- the argF gene encoding ornithine carbamoyltransferase produces MAKDLMNLLDLTKEELREVLDLAHKYREDRTLDNTSLSGKTIGLIFLKNSTRTRVSFEAGVNQLGGYPMFMDQNSLQLGRGESFADTAKVLSRYLDGIVIRGHEHENIKAFADACTIPVINALTDTFHPCQLLADMQLIEATSGKLEGIKVAFMGDCASNMALSWIYAAHLTGMELTLGGPEGYLPPQEFLDSIGNPSNIRVTTDAKAAAAGVDYIYTDVWVSMGFEEEAKDRLASFAPYQVNMDLLSVAKTDVKVMHCLPAYRDKEVSAEVIDGPHSIIWDQAENRLHAQKAVMKLKF; encoded by the coding sequence ATGGCTAAAGACTTGATGAATTTATTAGACCTCACGAAAGAGGAATTAAGAGAAGTTTTAGATCTAGCACATAAATATCGCGAAGATCGCACTTTGGATAACACTTCCTTGTCGGGCAAAACCATTGGCCTCATCTTTCTGAAAAACTCAACGCGTACTCGCGTTTCTTTTGAAGCCGGCGTAAATCAGCTTGGTGGCTACCCCATGTTTATGGATCAAAATAGCCTACAGCTTGGTCGTGGTGAATCTTTTGCGGATACCGCAAAAGTCCTTAGTCGTTACCTCGATGGCATTGTTATTCGCGGTCATGAACACGAAAACATAAAAGCGTTTGCGGATGCCTGCACAATTCCAGTGATCAATGCACTTACCGATACTTTTCACCCCTGCCAACTCTTAGCAGATATGCAACTCATCGAAGCTACGAGTGGCAAACTCGAAGGCATCAAAGTGGCCTTCATGGGTGACTGTGCTTCTAATATGGCACTTTCGTGGATCTACGCGGCTCATTTAACGGGTATGGAACTCACTCTCGGTGGTCCTGAAGGTTACTTGCCTCCGCAAGAATTCTTAGATTCCATTGGCAATCCAAGCAATATTCGAGTAACCACCGATGCAAAAGCAGCTGCTGCTGGTGTGGATTATATCTACACAGATGTTTGGGTAAGTATGGGTTTTGAAGAAGAAGCAAAAGATCGCCTTGCGAGCTTCGCACCTTATCAAGTCAATATGGATTTGCTCTCAGTGGCAAAAACTGACGTTAAAGTCATGCACTGCCTACCCGCTTATCGTGACAAGGAAGTTTCAGCAGAAGTTATTGACGGACCTCATTCGATAATTTGGGATCAGGCAGAAAATCGCCTCCACGCACAAAAAGCAGTGATGAAACTCAAGTTTTAA
- a CDS encoding gamma carbonic anhydrase family protein, which produces MSNIREYQGIKPQLGKDVLVDETAVVIGDVAIGDHASIWPTTVIRGDVNSIRIGTGTNIQDASVLHVTHKNAANPEGYPLIIGDNVTVGHRVTLHGCHVGDYCFIGMGAIIMDGAILQERVMVGAGALVTQNAQLESGYLYLGSPAKKARPLNEEELQWLEKSADNYIRFKNTYL; this is translated from the coding sequence ATGTCTAATATTCGAGAGTATCAGGGGATCAAGCCTCAGTTAGGTAAAGATGTTTTGGTGGATGAAACAGCTGTGGTCATTGGTGACGTGGCCATTGGTGATCATGCGAGCATTTGGCCCACAACAGTGATTCGTGGTGATGTGAACTCGATTCGCATTGGCACGGGCACAAATATTCAGGATGCTTCTGTCTTGCATGTGACTCACAAAAATGCCGCCAATCCCGAAGGTTATCCACTTATCATTGGTGATAATGTAACTGTTGGCCACCGTGTCACTTTGCACGGATGTCATGTGGGTGATTACTGCTTCATTGGCATGGGAGCAATTATTATGGATGGCGCGATTTTACAAGAACGCGTCATGGTCGGAGCTGGAGCGCTAGTTACCCAAAATGCTCAGCTAGAATCGGGTTACCTTTATTTAGGTTCTCCGGCGAAGAAAGCTCGCCCGCTGAACGAAGAAGAATTGCAGTGGCTCGAGAAATCAGCAGATAACTATATTCGTTTTAAAAATACTTACCTCTAG
- the argC gene encoding N-acetyl-gamma-glutamyl-phosphate reductase, which yields MSDHQVGKIKAAIVGASGYSGEELLRLLFRHDQVDIVCVTSRQYAGRPVGDVFPRFTGLDLNFSSPSIDEIAESADVAFLALPHGVSAEFAIPLVEKGVKVIDISADFRLKSTEKYLEYYNAEHPAPELLKKAVYGAPERRKEAIKNADLVACPGCYPTSITLPLVPLLKAGLISSEGIISSSMSGVSGAGRKVDLPFIFPECNESVRPYGVVGHRHLPEIEQELAEAAGVDDVAINFIPHLVPTNRGIHSTIIAKLKDGVSADQIREAWNSSYADAPFVRVLPAGRLADTKNVTLTNYCEIACATDAHTGNVILSSAIDNLTKGAAGQAVQNMNIVFGFDEKAGLL from the coding sequence ATGAGCGATCATCAGGTCGGTAAAATTAAGGCAGCTATTGTAGGTGCTAGCGGGTATAGCGGTGAAGAATTATTGAGATTGCTTTTTAGGCATGATCAAGTGGATATTGTGTGCGTTACTTCACGCCAGTATGCCGGCCGACCCGTGGGAGATGTCTTCCCTCGTTTTACAGGACTCGATTTAAACTTTTCTTCTCCGTCAATTGATGAAATTGCGGAAAGCGCCGATGTGGCTTTTTTAGCCTTGCCACATGGTGTCTCAGCAGAATTTGCGATTCCCTTAGTAGAGAAGGGTGTTAAAGTCATTGATATTTCAGCTGACTTCCGTCTCAAATCTACTGAGAAATACCTCGAATACTACAATGCCGAACACCCTGCACCAGAACTTTTAAAGAAAGCCGTGTATGGAGCTCCCGAGCGCAGAAAAGAAGCGATTAAAAACGCTGACCTCGTCGCCTGTCCAGGATGTTACCCCACGAGTATTACACTTCCTTTAGTTCCTTTGCTCAAAGCGGGGCTGATTTCTAGCGAAGGCATTATCTCGAGTTCGATGTCGGGTGTGAGTGGTGCTGGTCGTAAAGTTGACTTGCCGTTTATCTTCCCCGAATGTAACGAGAGTGTGCGTCCCTATGGCGTAGTGGGTCACCGTCACCTTCCAGAAATTGAGCAAGAGCTTGCCGAAGCAGCTGGTGTTGATGATGTGGCGATTAATTTCATCCCACACCTGGTGCCAACTAACCGTGGGATTCACTCGACGATTATCGCTAAACTCAAAGACGGTGTTTCAGCTGATCAAATCCGTGAAGCTTGGAATAGCTCTTATGCCGACGCTCCTTTTGTGAGAGTCTTGCCGGCAGGACGTTTAGCCGATACGAAGAATGTGACTTTAACGAATTACTGTGAAATTGCCTGTGCGACTGATGCGCATACGGGCAATGTGATCTTGAGTTCCGCTATTGATAACTTAACCAAAGGCGCAGCGGGCCAAGCAGTACAAAATATGAATATAGTTTTTGGCTTTGATGAAAAAGCCGGCCTTTTATAG
- a CDS encoding aspartate aminotransferase family protein → MTIREKYEEYILGTYKPSILFEKGEGSYLWDETGKKYLDCSSGISVCNVGHAHPAVAKAIADQATQLLHVSNIFMTANAPLLAEKISKASFGGKVFFANSGAEANEGIIKFARKWGSEQGRNEIICMEDSFHGRTLAALAATGRAQYRVGFGPDLQGFHHVPYGDIEAIKSKLTDKTAAIMLETVLGEGGVKPAEPAFIQAVRDLCDQEGILMMCDEVQTGMGRTGKMFGYQNFGVEPDVMSMAKALGNGMPIGALEVQKKYEGILVPGTHATTFGGTPLACSAGLAVFDVFEEENVLENCNKQGAKFMQAFNEMKAKYDFVSDVRGLGLMIGIDVEIPTADVLNKATEKGLVLLTAGTKTIRLLPMLNITDAEVDQAIQIISEIFQELNHG, encoded by the coding sequence ATGACAATTAGAGAAAAATACGAAGAGTATATCTTGGGCACTTATAAGCCTTCGATTTTATTTGAAAAAGGTGAGGGTTCTTACCTTTGGGATGAAACAGGTAAGAAATACCTCGATTGCTCTTCTGGAATCAGTGTTTGTAATGTGGGTCACGCTCACCCTGCGGTAGCGAAAGCAATTGCGGATCAAGCGACTCAACTTTTACATGTATCAAATATCTTTATGACCGCAAATGCTCCCTTGCTCGCTGAGAAAATTTCTAAGGCCAGCTTTGGTGGCAAAGTCTTTTTTGCCAATAGTGGTGCAGAGGCCAATGAGGGTATTATTAAATTTGCGCGTAAATGGGGTTCTGAGCAAGGACGCAACGAAATTATTTGCATGGAAGATTCTTTCCATGGTCGTACCTTAGCAGCTCTAGCAGCCACGGGACGTGCGCAATACAGAGTTGGTTTTGGTCCCGATCTTCAAGGCTTTCATCACGTGCCTTATGGCGACATAGAAGCAATCAAATCAAAGCTGACGGATAAAACGGCTGCGATTATGCTCGAAACAGTTTTAGGTGAGGGTGGTGTAAAGCCTGCCGAACCAGCATTCATTCAAGCGGTGCGTGATCTTTGTGATCAAGAAGGCATTCTCATGATGTGCGATGAAGTCCAAACGGGCATGGGTCGTACGGGCAAGATGTTCGGTTACCAGAATTTTGGTGTTGAGCCAGATGTGATGTCCATGGCGAAAGCTCTGGGCAATGGCATGCCCATTGGTGCTTTAGAAGTTCAGAAGAAATACGAAGGCATTCTCGTTCCCGGTACACATGCGACAACTTTTGGTGGGACTCCACTAGCTTGCTCAGCGGGCTTAGCTGTATTTGATGTTTTCGAAGAAGAAAATGTTCTTGAGAACTGCAATAAGCAAGGTGCTAAATTCATGCAGGCTTTCAATGAAATGAAAGCTAAATATGACTTTGTTTCTGATGTGCGTGGCTTGGGTCTCATGATTGGCATTGATGTTGAAATTCCAACTGCGGATGTTCTCAACAAAGCAACTGAGAAAGGCTTAGTTCTTTTAACTGCAGGAACAAAAACCATACGCCTCCTTCCAATGCTCAATATTACTGATGCTGAAGTTGATCAGGCAATCCAAATTATAAGTGAAATTTTCCAGGAGTTGAATCATGGCTAA
- the rpsI gene encoding 30S ribosomal protein S9 — protein sequence MSKEEIWGTGRRKSAVARVKLTKGSGVITVNKQKLEDYFPQEQLRNYLAQPIQVTGTEGQFDLLINVNGGGKVGQAGALRHGIARAILAYDESARPVLKQSGLLTRNARVKERQKPGQPGARKRFQFSKR from the coding sequence ATGTCTAAAGAAGAAATTTGGGGTACAGGACGTCGTAAAAGTGCTGTGGCTCGTGTTAAGCTCACAAAAGGCAGTGGTGTTATCACTGTAAACAAGCAAAAACTTGAAGATTATTTCCCGCAAGAACAATTGCGCAACTACTTAGCTCAGCCTATCCAAGTAACGGGTACAGAAGGTCAATTCGACCTCCTTATCAACGTTAATGGTGGTGGTAAAGTAGGTCAAGCCGGTGCATTACGCCACGGTATTGCTCGTGCAATCCTTGCTTATGATGAAAGTGCTCGTCCAGTACTCAAGCAAAGCGGTCTCTTGACTCGTAACGCTCGTGTTAAAGAACGTCAGAAACCAGGTCAGCCTGGCGCACGTAAACGCTTCCAGTTCTCTAAGCGTTAA
- the rplM gene encoding 50S ribosomal protein L13 → MKTYLPKASEFERKWLVFDAEEQVLGRLAVRIADALRGKDEPTYTPHMDCGANVIVINADKVKLTGRKETEKTYIGHTGWVGGQTVTTPEEVRAKDSTRLVLWAVKGMLDDGRLGRSLFKKLHVYTGAEHPHEAQKPVKVN, encoded by the coding sequence ATGAAAACTTACCTTCCAAAAGCCTCAGAATTTGAGCGCAAATGGCTTGTGTTTGATGCCGAAGAGCAAGTGCTTGGTAGACTGGCTGTTAGAATCGCTGACGCATTACGCGGCAAAGATGAGCCTACATACACACCTCACATGGATTGTGGTGCTAACGTTATCGTTATCAACGCAGACAAAGTAAAACTTACTGGTAGAAAAGAAACAGAAAAAACTTACATCGGTCACACTGGCTGGGTTGGTGGTCAAACTGTTACGACTCCAGAAGAAGTAAGAGCTAAAGATTCTACTCGTTTAGTTCTTTGGGCTGTTAAAGGCATGTTAGATGATGGCCGTTTAGGTCGTAGTCTTTTCAAGAAGCTTCACGTCTACACTGGAGCAGAACACCCACACGAGGCTCAAAAGCCCGTTAAAGTAAACTAA
- a CDS encoding glycosyltransferase family 39 protein has product MTTYKICKAFTNLEPKHQIGLIVGFAFVLRLLVAWQTPYPSRDAYMYLSLAEFYHTDNLAQIADTHPWMPPLYPLVLSGLIKLSLSTENAALIVSMVGSLIILLSAYSITHTLTKKHHLALLALFFVAIHRDMIEGASAIEREALYYPLISLSLVFLIKTFQEQLKPLFISLSFFLGGIAYTCRQEALQLVLILPIILIILYFTDKKHSKKLTLISPALILIFFIPSLILSQFVNESAGSKWDPLNKQRTQLLLDNLRGK; this is encoded by the coding sequence ATGACAACTTATAAAATCTGCAAAGCATTTACAAACCTCGAGCCGAAGCATCAAATTGGCCTCATTGTAGGCTTTGCTTTTGTCCTGCGCTTACTTGTTGCCTGGCAAACCCCCTACCCGAGTCGGGATGCCTATATGTATTTGTCGCTCGCTGAATTTTATCACACGGATAATCTAGCTCAAATTGCCGACACACATCCTTGGATGCCACCCCTCTACCCTTTAGTACTTTCTGGATTAATAAAACTCTCCCTTTCGACCGAGAACGCTGCCCTCATAGTCTCCATGGTCGGCTCGCTCATTATTTTATTGTCGGCGTATTCAATCACCCATACCCTAACCAAAAAACATCATCTTGCTCTACTCGCCTTATTTTTTGTCGCTATTCATCGCGACATGATTGAAGGTGCTTCAGCTATTGAACGTGAAGCCCTCTACTATCCCTTAATAAGTCTAAGTTTAGTCTTTCTCATCAAAACATTTCAGGAACAACTTAAACCTCTCTTTATAAGCTTAAGCTTTTTCTTAGGGGGTATTGCCTACACCTGTAGACAAGAAGCTTTACAACTTGTTTTAATCCTTCCTATAATACTTATCATACTTTATTTCACAGATAAAAAGCATAGCAAAAAACTTACCCTAATAAGTCCTGCACTTATTTTAATTTTCTTTATCCCTAGCTTAATTTTGTCCCAGTTCGTAAACGAATCCGCGGGCAGCAAATGGGACCCCCTCAATAAGCAAAGAACTCAGCTCTTGCTAGATAACTTAAGGGGCAAATAA
- a CDS encoding IS3 family transposase: MYKWHERTQIDLRSMLKSLALHPSKFYQWKKRKGKANQHNGKQPKDFCITEDERRAVIEYYQSHRQEGYRAVTYMMIDENVAYMSSSSVYRILSDAELMRTKATKKSTKGNGFEQPLQAHEHWHTDISYVKINKRFYFFIGVLDGYSRCLLHWEIRESMNEQDAEIVVKRALEKFPEARPRIITDNGSQYTGQEFKKFIACHGLTHVRTSPYYPQSNGKIERFHFTLKNGSIRPLTPLSVEDARRVVDQYVDYYNNTRLHSAIGFIAPKDKLNGKDVSIIQERRRKLADAKIRRLEFFAEAS; the protein is encoded by the coding sequence CTGTATAAGTGGCATGAACGGACGCAAATCGACCTGCGCAGCATGCTCAAAAGTTTAGCTCTTCACCCGAGCAAATTCTATCAATGGAAAAAACGAAAAGGTAAGGCCAATCAGCATAATGGTAAACAGCCCAAAGATTTTTGCATTACTGAAGATGAAAGACGTGCTGTCATTGAATATTATCAGTCTCATCGTCAAGAAGGCTACCGAGCAGTGACATATATGATGATTGATGAAAATGTTGCGTATATGAGCTCTTCCTCTGTTTATCGTATTTTATCAGATGCAGAACTCATGCGTACTAAAGCTACAAAGAAATCCACTAAAGGAAATGGATTTGAGCAACCATTACAAGCTCATGAACACTGGCATACAGATATTTCGTATGTGAAGATCAATAAGAGATTCTACTTCTTCATTGGTGTTTTAGATGGTTATAGTCGTTGTTTACTTCACTGGGAAATCAGAGAATCGATGAATGAGCAAGATGCTGAAATAGTTGTAAAACGAGCTTTAGAAAAGTTCCCAGAAGCAAGGCCTAGGATTATTACTGACAATGGTTCTCAGTATACAGGACAGGAATTTAAAAAATTCATTGCCTGTCATGGTCTTACTCATGTTCGAACCTCACCATATTATCCCCAGAGTAATGGAAAAATAGAACGTTTTCATTTTACTTTGAAGAATGGATCTATAAGACCTTTAACGCCTCTGAGTGTAGAAGATGCCAGGAGAGTTGTCGATCAGTATGTTGACTATTACAATAACACACGCCTGCATAGCGCTATTGGTTTCATCGCTCCAAAGGATAAGCTCAATGGGAAGGATGTGAGCATTATACAAGAAAGACGCAGAAAACTTGCTGATGCAAAAATTCGTAGATTAGAATTCTTTGCAGAAGCTTCATAA